The Theileria parva strain Muguga chromosome 1, complete sequence, whole genome shotgun sequence DNA window TTAAACGCAATTTAGTGTCTTTTTTATGAGGTTGAATCACAAATGACTATTTGTATCAAAAtatcttaaaattaaaattaaacgcCTAAAACTACTTTAAAAActttatacaaataatcTCACGTTcatgtaaattttttacagtGAAAAAAACCACCCAATGCGAAGATTCATGTGATACAAAATCTAGTGGTATGGTCTCCATTTATTCCCATAAAACTTCAATATATTTGATGAAATTCAAAATAtcctaattttattaaattagaaATAATCTTATATCTTATGgatgaataattattatctttaaaaatatgtgtataacATATATGAGTGGGTGTGTATACAAACTAAATCCTGGGACCTGGTTGTTGTCAGAAATAAATGTGACCTGTACTCATATCCTAATTAACCTTTCAATCACTAATAGAATCCATTTATAATTAACCTTTAGATTAGTTTCAATATACAATGGCACCATTTATATATCTTAcgtatataatattgattccccttaatattattaatattttttgatatttatttgtaaaatttaaaatgaaatgaGTAATTTCTAGGATTTTCCTACACATGTATATTATCTTTTCATATTACTCACCTTTTCCATTTtttctaataaatttgtttttttgTAAGTGCCTTCTCCTAAATAATATCTTCGGGGtttcaaataaatttaaagatcgaaattttaatcttttttTCTTAAACCATACAAGAAATTTATCGCAAACTTACAATTTAAAAGAGGTTCAAAAGTGTACACTACCTTCTAAATCAAAAAAACTGAACTCTCAACTAAATTCAGTCCATACTGATACACATACGATCGATGATGACGTTGCTAGGATTTTATTTGGTCTAGACGACCCTCTTGAGATTGGTCGTACCTATATAAACTCTGAGGGcaagataataaataagaaAAAGAGTTTGTACTCAATTGGTGATTTATCTCATGTGGACGACTTCTTTGAGGGTAAATTTCGTGTAGAATGGACTGTTAGAGGTGTTAAAGAGGtacttttttaatttaaaaaacattttttattagaAACTCCAATATCGATATAGAGATAGTCACACACTACCTCTTACAACTAGTAGATTCAGTTTAGCTGGAATTAAGGGGTTTGTTCTTAGACTTTGGCTAGACGGTCATAAAGGATCCAAAAAGGGGTTTGTCACTTTCATAGTAATTGATTTTAGGCATATAGCCATGAGTCTGGTACAACAGGAGCACTGGACTTCTTTAGACTCTCCGATTTGTTTATTTGCTGGGAAAATAGTTAAAGGGCCTTTTTTCTATAGATCCCCTGAGTATACCCAGGTATCTTTAACACTTTAATGGATAATTCAGTGTTCTAAATCTTTTTGTCCACTTGAAGACGTTGTTGAAAATAACACCATTAAACTAGGAGTAATGATCGCAAAGCGTGAGGATAACTCTATTAACTCTAAACCTCCCTAACTCATTTTAACCCACCTatataaaatcaatatttgATACATgtatatttacacataaattatttaatagtatgacagttgtaaaatgtaaggaaattaaaaattactcatGGCTGGGGAGCCTTTCCCATTATAATTTCAGAGGCGATCTCGGAAGCCTCCTTTAGAAGTTGTGCTGACAAAGCCTCGTCAGCTTCAGCGGCTCTGATTCTTTCTTCTTCCAGCTGTCGTTTCTTAGCTTCCTGAGCTTGCTGGATTGTTAATTGCAGTTGTAGTCTCTTTTCTCTTGCCTTTTGTTTGTTTTCACATGCCTTCTCTAGATGTGGAAGAGTACTTGTGATATGAGGCATAACTTTTGTTTTTACTCTTGAAAGGATCTGTTTAAGTTTATTACATGACTCGGGAGTAATGAACCCATGGCCTCTCTGGTTCATCGCTAAAAAATAGTCTCCCGTGGTTGTAACAAATCTACATCCTGATAACATGTTATTCATCTCAACTACAGAGTTTGTCTTTTCTGCGTCACGTAAGTAAGTACAGATCATCGAGTCTGTTACTATAATCTGGTTATATGCGAAAACATCATCTTGGAATATCAATTTTGCTGTTTCCAACATTGATATACACTCTTCGAACTTTTGGACGTCGAACAGGAACCTGATGTAGCAAATATATAGATTTTTATCCATCTTCCCATTGGAAATTGCGGTTTGAAAGTATTGTTGTGTCTTAGCtacttttaatttgttaagtTTGTTGCGATCAAACTTCTTATCTGTGGCCATGTTAGCC harbors:
- a CDS encoding putative integral membrane protein is translated as MYIIFSYYSPFPFFLINLFFCKCLLLNNIFGVSNKFKDRNFNLFFLNHTRNLSQTYNLKEVQKCTLPSKSKKLNSQLNSVHTDTHTIDDDVARILFGLDDPLEIGRTYINSEGKIINKKKSLYSIGDLSHVDDFFEGKFRVEWTVRGVKEKLQYRYRDSHTLPLTTSRFSLAGIKGFVLRLWLDGHKGSKKGHIAMSLVQQEHWTSLDSPICLFAGKIVKGPFFYRSPEYTQCSKSFCPLEDVVENNTIKLGVMIAKREDNSINSKPP